A stretch of the Verrucomicrobiota bacterium genome encodes the following:
- a CDS encoding ATP-binding cassette domain-containing protein, producing MNSEPVPTAAALEMLDVCVAASHAPESAVIEGIDWTVGIGDFWIVGGSSGSGKSDLLATAAGLLRPVRGVHRLFGQELMRLDEESFLRQRRRAGLVFGNEGRLFNQMTVGENLALPLCYHGNCDAPEVRERVDEILEHTGLSALANRTPASVNRSLRSRVALARALALQPELLLLDNPVRDSDPAQRRWWIDFLSSLCAGHAVLSRRRTAIVVATDDFRPWLGSGQQFALIAGKGWRRIGTRSELAACEEPQLRELLHEEIPGKRG from the coding sequence TTGAACTCCGAACCGGTCCCCACCGCCGCTGCTCTGGAAATGCTGGATGTGTGCGTCGCCGCTTCGCACGCGCCCGAATCCGCGGTGATCGAAGGCATCGATTGGACGGTTGGCATCGGCGATTTTTGGATCGTGGGCGGCTCTTCGGGTTCGGGCAAAAGCGATTTGCTGGCGACGGCAGCGGGGCTGCTGCGGCCCGTTCGCGGGGTGCACCGGCTCTTCGGACAAGAACTGATGCGGCTGGATGAAGAGAGCTTCCTTCGCCAACGGCGCCGGGCCGGACTCGTGTTCGGAAACGAGGGCCGGTTGTTCAACCAGATGACCGTCGGCGAGAATCTCGCGCTGCCGCTCTGCTATCACGGGAACTGCGACGCGCCAGAGGTCCGCGAACGGGTCGATGAAATTCTCGAACACACGGGGCTATCCGCGCTGGCCAACCGAACACCCGCCAGCGTGAATCGGAGTCTTCGCTCCCGGGTCGCCCTGGCGCGCGCGCTGGCCTTGCAGCCGGAATTGCTGCTGCTGGACAATCCCGTCCGGGACTCCGACCCGGCGCAGCGGCGTTGGTGGATCGATTTCCTGTCCAGTCTGTGCGCGGGGCACGCCGTCTTGAGCCGGCGCCGCACAGCGATCGTCGTGGCCACGGATGATTTCCGCCCGTGGCTTGGGTCCGGGCAACAGTTCGCGTTGATTGCCGGGAAAGGCTGGCGAAGGATTGGCACGCGCTCCGAACTCGCCGCGTGTGAGGAGCCGCAGTTGCGAGAATTGCTGCACGAGGAAATCCCAGGGAAGCGCGGCTGA